A window from Mycobacterium saskatchewanense encodes these proteins:
- a CDS encoding FAD-binding oxidoreductase — MDGAIVAEFAAALGRSDAVITESAILSEKGRDYWGFGGTPGLLLRPCTSDEVVAVVRVAAAHHIPMVTRGGASNCAGAMMPSPDRVMIDLSGMNRILDVDPSARTARVQPGVINADLQQHVAPHGLCFSPDPVSAHLGTVGGNIIENAGGPHALKYGVTYNHVLEVEAVLADGRVIRLNAADDGPDLLGVLIGSEGTLAILTEATVALRPVAPVIRSLMGSFATAHDAASTISAIIRTGTVPAAVEWLDRAGIAGLQKFTDTGYPTDVDAIVLIDIDGSAEAVEYDTEIVHQVLRRTAVEVRRADDEDSRAKLWYGRLHTFDAVVRSGNGFFIGDVTVPRQYIPEMQAAIQAAAARHSDGLLFIAVTGHAGDGDLHPTTFFDRENPGAAAALEAANNEIVAAALALGGTITGEHGVGTEKRQFMTMRFSPVEIAAQRAIKRVFDPAMLLNPGIMLPDPSPDEPALESFEAAVRTALAPYLTSKAAPIADPVPANHAAGAQVAVNADNLSLVVGAAVTLEELSRQLSGQGLTCSAIPADPAGRTVGELVANASGPERDAVRHGLLGLDVVLTDGSAPARFGGENMKDVAGYDTKRLFVGGRDLFGTISTAIFKIAVLK, encoded by the coding sequence ATGGACGGGGCGATCGTCGCCGAGTTCGCCGCCGCGCTCGGCCGCTCGGACGCCGTCATCACCGAAAGCGCCATCCTGAGTGAAAAGGGCCGGGACTACTGGGGTTTCGGCGGCACGCCCGGGCTGCTGCTAAGGCCGTGCACAAGCGACGAGGTGGTAGCGGTGGTGCGGGTCGCCGCCGCACATCACATCCCCATGGTGACCCGGGGTGGGGCGTCGAACTGTGCTGGAGCGATGATGCCGAGCCCGGACCGAGTGATGATCGACTTGTCAGGGATGAACCGCATCCTTGACGTCGACCCGTCCGCACGGACTGCCCGAGTTCAGCCGGGCGTCATCAACGCGGACCTGCAGCAGCACGTCGCCCCGCACGGGTTGTGCTTCTCGCCCGATCCGGTGTCAGCGCATCTTGGGACGGTCGGTGGCAACATCATCGAAAATGCCGGCGGCCCACACGCTCTCAAGTATGGCGTCACATACAACCACGTCCTCGAGGTCGAGGCGGTTCTTGCCGACGGCAGGGTCATCCGGCTGAACGCCGCCGACGACGGTCCCGACCTGCTTGGGGTGCTCATCGGATCGGAGGGCACGCTCGCCATCCTCACCGAGGCCACGGTGGCGTTGCGCCCGGTAGCACCAGTCATACGAAGCCTCATGGGTAGTTTCGCAACCGCCCACGACGCCGCCAGCACGATCTCCGCGATCATCCGTACCGGGACGGTGCCGGCGGCGGTGGAATGGCTCGACCGGGCCGGTATCGCGGGCCTGCAGAAATTCACCGACACCGGCTACCCGACCGACGTCGACGCAATCGTGCTGATCGATATCGACGGCAGCGCAGAAGCGGTGGAGTACGACACCGAAATCGTCCACCAGGTGCTGCGGCGTACCGCCGTGGAGGTGCGCCGCGCCGACGACGAGGATTCCCGTGCCAAACTGTGGTACGGGCGGCTGCATACCTTTGACGCCGTGGTACGCAGCGGGAACGGGTTTTTTATCGGGGATGTCACCGTTCCCCGGCAATACATCCCCGAGATGCAGGCAGCTATCCAGGCCGCCGCCGCGCGCCACTCCGACGGGCTCCTGTTCATCGCGGTGACCGGCCACGCCGGTGACGGTGACCTGCACCCCACCACCTTCTTCGACCGTGAAAACCCCGGGGCGGCCGCCGCGTTGGAGGCTGCCAACAACGAAATCGTCGCGGCCGCGCTGGCACTGGGGGGAACCATCACCGGTGAGCACGGAGTCGGCACCGAGAAGCGCCAATTCATGACGATGCGATTCAGCCCCGTGGAGATCGCCGCCCAACGCGCCATCAAGCGCGTCTTCGATCCCGCGATGCTCCTGAATCCCGGCATCATGCTTCCCGACCCGTCACCGGACGAGCCCGCCCTCGAATCTTTCGAGGCGGCGGTGCGCACCGCGCTGGCGCCGTATCTGACCTCGAAGGCCGCGCCGATCGCCGATCCCGTGCCGGCCAACCACGCTGCCGGAGCACAAGTCGCCGTGAACGCCGACAACCTCAGCCTGGTCGTCGGGGCCGCGGTCACCCTCGAGGAGTTGTCGCGACAGCTGAGTGGTCAAGGGCTGACCTGCAGCGCCATTCCCGCCGACCCCGCGGGACGTACGGTCGGAGAACTCGTCGCCAACGCGAGCGGTCCAGAGCGGGATGCCGTGCGTCACGGCCTGCTCGGGCTGGATGTCGTCCTGACCGACGGCTCGGCGCCGGCGCGGTTCGGCGGGGAAAACATGAAGGACGTCGCGGGCTACGACACAAAACGACTCTTCGTCGGCGGGCGCGATCTGTTCGGGACCATCTCCACGGCCATCTTCAAAATCGCCGTTCTGAAGTAA
- the mdlC gene encoding benzoylformate decarboxylase, which translates to MTTVRDAILDLLRTHNLTTFFGNPGSSELALLHDFPDDFRYVLGLQEMVPVGMADAYAQITGRPALVNLHTAPGMGNAQGQLYNAFVNKTPLIVTAGNQRRTMQNQYCLLTNIEPTTVPKPFVKWAAEPATASEAPAVLARAIHLAATPPMGPVFVSLPMDDMPIELDDAQATDIATVRDRSVTRAAGFPPELAERISGRLASANSPALIVGGDVERYGAWDAVIGLAERSQSAVWTAPLTGWSGFPENHPLYQGILPPGAGWISKMLAGHDLLLVIGAPVFRYYPLVPGPYLPEGASLIHITNDPDEAARAPVGDAIVADLASAAAALFAAAKPARRSAPAARPPIPDMPSAQAPLEPEALWSAVGRAAPAETLWVSEAGSNEVAITHSIRPGYPFSHLSAAGGGLGYGLPASVGAQLAAPDRPVVALMGDGSMHYAITALWTATRYKIPVTIVVASNAEYGVVKEFGVWEKTPGVPGLDLPGLDVVATAASYGVDAHEAHTTEEVVELVRAGVADRERPTLINARTTPVGA; encoded by the coding sequence ATGACCACCGTTCGCGATGCAATTCTCGATCTGCTGCGCACTCACAATTTGACCACCTTTTTCGGCAACCCCGGGTCGTCGGAATTAGCACTCCTGCACGACTTCCCCGACGATTTCCGCTACGTGCTGGGCCTGCAGGAGATGGTGCCGGTCGGGATGGCCGACGCGTATGCACAGATCACCGGTCGGCCCGCTCTGGTCAATCTCCATACCGCTCCGGGAATGGGCAACGCGCAGGGCCAGCTCTACAACGCATTCGTCAACAAAACCCCGCTGATCGTCACCGCCGGAAACCAGCGTCGCACGATGCAAAATCAGTACTGCCTGCTGACCAATATCGAGCCCACGACCGTGCCGAAGCCGTTCGTGAAATGGGCGGCCGAACCCGCTACGGCCAGTGAGGCACCCGCCGTGCTGGCCCGGGCCATCCACTTGGCCGCCACCCCGCCGATGGGTCCGGTGTTCGTCTCGTTGCCCATGGATGACATGCCGATCGAGCTCGACGACGCACAGGCCACCGATATCGCCACCGTGCGAGATCGCTCGGTGACCCGGGCGGCGGGCTTCCCCCCAGAACTCGCCGAGCGGATCAGCGGCCGATTGGCGTCCGCGAACTCGCCGGCATTGATTGTGGGCGGCGACGTCGAACGCTATGGCGCGTGGGATGCGGTGATCGGGTTGGCCGAACGTAGTCAATCGGCCGTATGGACGGCACCGCTGACGGGTTGGAGCGGATTTCCCGAGAATCACCCGCTGTACCAAGGGATCTTACCGCCCGGGGCGGGCTGGATCTCCAAGATGCTGGCCGGGCACGATCTGCTCCTCGTCATCGGAGCCCCGGTCTTTCGCTACTACCCCTTGGTACCCGGACCCTACCTTCCCGAAGGCGCAAGCCTGATTCACATCACCAACGATCCCGACGAAGCAGCGCGCGCCCCCGTCGGAGATGCCATCGTCGCCGACTTGGCCAGCGCGGCCGCCGCGCTCTTCGCCGCCGCCAAACCGGCCCGCCGGTCCGCCCCAGCGGCCCGTCCGCCCATCCCGGACATGCCAAGTGCGCAGGCTCCCCTCGAGCCGGAAGCACTGTGGTCGGCGGTCGGACGAGCCGCGCCTGCGGAGACGCTGTGGGTCAGCGAGGCCGGAAGCAACGAGGTCGCCATTACGCACAGCATTCGGCCCGGTTACCCGTTTTCGCATCTGTCTGCGGCTGGTGGCGGACTCGGCTACGGATTGCCCGCGTCAGTTGGTGCGCAGCTGGCGGCCCCCGACCGTCCCGTCGTCGCTTTGATGGGGGACGGCTCAATGCATTACGCGATCACCGCGTTGTGGACCGCGACCCGGTACAAAATCCCGGTGACGATCGTGGTCGCGTCCAACGCCGAATACGGCGTAGTCAAGGAATTCGGTGTGTGGGAAAAGACCCCGGGCGTTCCCGGTCTCGACCTGCCCGGCCTCGACGTCGTGGCCACGGCGGCCAGCTATGGCGTCGACGCGCACGAAGCGCACACCACCGAGGAGGTCGTCGAGTTGGTACGCGCGGGCGTCGCCGACAGGGAACGACCAACCCTCATCAACGCACGCACCACGCCGGTCGGAGCCTGA
- a CDS encoding PucR family transcriptional regulator: MAGLSTPSSAVRAIFARLDPDEVARQMDLAFRELPGYSRFVDDDPTARGRPAIRWNVALILRWLAEGVAPDESMISELHEVVRSRAVAAEPMHDGLVVYRRGIRIMWNMLLDAATDAERPMLLEQADVLWSYLELVVDTFSQAYDDEGDAPDTAGERRARTLLDRLCGQQPLTVDDRERAEHIGFDLAGPYRPFAACLRGATTADHIALAGRLRSQGVLATTEGNRVAGLCAESFDWIPALENPQLVLARERSVERVGLSAALETSRMLIAFAGGAGRAGLVTVRDFLPHLLLAQSPQIADNIVARVFGELDGNENADLVATLRCLALNSFDRGAAAAELFIHRNTVLYRIQRMQKLSGLDLQNPFDQSLVCLAILWTQIEPEVSWGPDG, translated from the coding sequence GTGGCTGGTCTTTCCACCCCGAGCAGCGCGGTCCGGGCGATTTTCGCGCGGCTGGATCCCGATGAGGTGGCGCGCCAAATGGATCTGGCCTTTCGTGAACTACCCGGCTACTCCCGGTTCGTTGACGATGACCCGACGGCTCGCGGCCGCCCGGCGATCCGGTGGAACGTCGCCTTGATACTCCGGTGGCTGGCCGAGGGGGTTGCGCCCGACGAGAGCATGATTTCGGAGCTCCACGAAGTCGTGCGGAGCCGTGCGGTGGCCGCCGAACCGATGCATGACGGATTGGTGGTCTACCGCCGCGGCATCCGCATCATGTGGAACATGTTGCTCGACGCGGCGACGGATGCCGAACGGCCGATGCTGCTCGAACAGGCAGATGTCCTGTGGAGTTATCTGGAATTGGTCGTCGACACGTTTTCGCAAGCCTATGACGACGAGGGTGACGCGCCCGACACCGCGGGTGAACGCCGCGCCCGAACCCTGCTTGACAGATTGTGTGGCCAGCAACCGCTTACGGTCGACGACCGTGAGCGGGCGGAACATATCGGGTTCGACCTCGCCGGTCCGTATCGGCCATTCGCGGCTTGCCTTCGCGGGGCCACCACGGCTGACCACATCGCGCTGGCGGGCCGGCTGCGGTCACAGGGTGTGCTCGCGACGACAGAGGGGAATCGGGTCGCGGGGTTGTGTGCTGAGAGCTTTGACTGGATTCCGGCGCTGGAAAACCCGCAGCTCGTCTTGGCCCGCGAACGTTCGGTCGAGAGAGTGGGTCTGTCCGCCGCCCTCGAAACGTCGAGAATGCTGATCGCGTTCGCCGGCGGCGCGGGCCGCGCCGGGCTCGTGACAGTTCGCGACTTCCTCCCGCACCTGTTGCTGGCGCAGTCTCCCCAGATCGCCGACAACATCGTCGCGCGGGTCTTCGGCGAGCTCGACGGCAATGAGAACGCCGACCTGGTAGCGACGCTACGGTGCTTGGCCCTCAACAGCTTTGACCGCGGAGCCGCCGCGGCGGAGCTGTTCATCCACCGGAACACGGTGCTGTACCGCATCCAGCGGATGCAGAAGCTGAGCGGTCTGGACCTACAGAACCCGTTCGATCAGAGTCTCGTCTGCCTGGCCATCCTGTGGACCCAGATCGAGCCCGAGGTCTCGTGGGGTCCTGATGGTTAG
- a CDS encoding trimeric intracellular cation channel family protein — MSAALSELSHAVDLAGVFANAVLGGVVARQLRMDPVGFVGLAIVSGLGGGVVRDTLLQHGPPVALTDSRYVGTALAGALLAFVAPLRGRLWAVAYPVIDALALGTWAAVGAQKTLAVGLGWLPALLLGTITAVGGGVLRDLTVGRIPQIFGGNTLYATCAVAASGVEVAFSFSGAPAQGTLFATAVGAGLCMLARWRGWQLGQGLAWEYGIERRPGKRLPRFTIRVQSNQRCRAAASSAPDGQ, encoded by the coding sequence ATGAGCGCCGCACTGAGCGAGCTGTCGCATGCCGTCGATCTGGCCGGAGTGTTCGCCAACGCGGTGCTCGGCGGTGTCGTCGCCCGGCAGTTGCGGATGGACCCTGTGGGGTTCGTGGGGCTGGCTATCGTGTCCGGCCTCGGAGGCGGCGTGGTCCGGGACACGCTGTTACAGCATGGGCCACCCGTTGCGCTGACCGACTCCCGTTATGTGGGAACCGCATTGGCGGGAGCTTTGCTGGCCTTTGTGGCACCCTTGCGGGGTCGGCTGTGGGCCGTAGCCTATCCCGTCATCGACGCGTTGGCGTTGGGCACATGGGCGGCGGTCGGCGCGCAAAAGACGCTGGCGGTTGGCTTGGGCTGGCTGCCCGCGCTGCTGCTCGGCACGATTACCGCGGTCGGCGGTGGTGTGTTGCGCGATCTGACAGTAGGGCGTATCCCGCAGATCTTCGGCGGCAACACGCTTTACGCAACCTGCGCGGTGGCTGCCAGCGGAGTGGAGGTGGCGTTCAGCTTCAGCGGCGCGCCGGCACAGGGCACGCTGTTTGCCACCGCCGTGGGTGCGGGACTGTGCATGCTGGCCCGGTGGCGCGGCTGGCAACTCGGCCAGGGTTTGGCCTGGGAGTACGGGATCGAGCGGCGGCCGGGAAAACGGCTTCCCCGTTTCACTATCCGGGTGCAGAGCAACCAGCGTTGCCGGGCGGCGGCATCCTCGGCGCCCGACGGTCAGTGA
- a CDS encoding metal-dependent hydrolase family protein codes for MNHRDGRLLLLKNVEIFDGLSDRMRSGHVLIEGHTIAAVETSPIPESSRTTVIDGAGRALMPGMSDAHIHLVGMANTPARLVLASQTELAATTLARAKDTLLRGFTTVRDMGGDTVGIKNVIDTQPELGPRIYPSQAAISQTGGHGDFGFVYEPPTALGGAPSRAEQIGFMRVADGADRVLAAVREQLRLGASQIKLMVGGGVASIYDPLYTVQFTPGELRMAVQSAQDYGTYVATHVYNVAAIRRAVEAGVKSIEHGHLADEATVALLAERDVWLSMQPFAEHDHSFVNPDSAQKNRQVCDGTDRVYRWAKKHGVKLAWGTDLLFEPQSNARQSEMLVRLAEYFTNAEALKMVTSGNAALMRLSGERDPYRSARLGEITVGAWADVLLINGDPLADLSVLADPANNIALIVKDGMVVTDRRAPRMPPPGNAGCSAPG; via the coding sequence ATGAACCACCGTGACGGCAGGCTACTGCTGTTGAAGAACGTGGAAATTTTCGACGGGTTATCGGACCGAATGCGCTCCGGGCATGTCCTTATCGAGGGTCACACCATTGCCGCCGTGGAGACCTCACCGATCCCGGAATCCTCGCGCACCACCGTCATCGACGGTGCCGGTCGGGCATTGATGCCCGGGATGAGCGACGCCCACATACACCTGGTCGGCATGGCCAACACGCCGGCACGACTGGTGTTGGCCTCTCAGACTGAGCTGGCCGCAACAACTTTGGCTCGCGCCAAGGACACCCTGCTCCGGGGCTTCACGACGGTGCGCGACATGGGCGGAGACACCGTTGGGATCAAGAACGTCATCGACACGCAGCCTGAACTAGGGCCGCGCATCTACCCGAGTCAGGCGGCGATTTCGCAGACCGGCGGCCACGGCGATTTCGGTTTCGTCTACGAACCACCCACGGCGTTGGGCGGTGCGCCGTCACGCGCCGAACAAATCGGGTTCATGCGTGTTGCCGACGGCGCGGACCGGGTCCTGGCCGCCGTCCGCGAGCAATTGAGACTCGGCGCCTCGCAGATCAAGCTGATGGTGGGCGGCGGTGTGGCTTCGATTTACGATCCGCTCTACACGGTGCAATTCACACCCGGGGAGCTCCGGATGGCGGTGCAATCCGCCCAGGATTACGGGACATATGTGGCCACCCATGTGTACAACGTCGCGGCTATCCGGCGGGCCGTCGAGGCGGGTGTGAAGTCGATCGAGCACGGCCATCTGGCCGACGAGGCGACGGTGGCCCTGTTGGCGGAGCGCGACGTCTGGCTCTCGATGCAGCCGTTCGCCGAGCACGACCACAGCTTCGTCAACCCGGATAGCGCACAGAAGAATCGGCAGGTATGTGACGGCACGGACCGGGTGTACCGGTGGGCCAAAAAGCATGGGGTCAAGCTTGCCTGGGGTACCGACCTACTGTTCGAGCCTCAGAGCAACGCGCGGCAAAGCGAGATGCTGGTTCGGCTCGCGGAATACTTCACCAATGCCGAAGCCCTGAAGATGGTGACCTCCGGCAATGCCGCCCTGATGCGGCTGTCCGGTGAACGGGACCCGTACAGGTCGGCACGACTGGGTGAGATCACCGTCGGCGCTTGGGCAGACGTGCTGCTGATCAACGGCGATCCGCTCGCAGACCTCTCCGTGCTGGCGGACCCCGCCAACAACATTGCCCTCATCGTAAAGGACGGAATGGTCGTCACTGACCGTCGGGCGCCGAGGATGCCGCCGCCCGGCAACGCTGGTTGCTCTGCACCCGGATAG
- a CDS encoding PucR family transcriptional regulator, with amino-acid sequence MLYSNATIPADRVRLLPIAEALEPRLEKLCRQIVSRVRRAVPFYATTSLVADEALAASCDGILRSLLDGMGGAMIDTSPAATSGRRQAEAGVPLPAVMSAFRIGFHQMWKAVADLAGPRPDISREDLLRAATWLWHAQDLCTDAMAAAHDQQMRQQLIDGHAERLRLTEALFQSRLSDHRSLWEVAEALGLPRCGPYVVVAAKCATSGSPALPGAAAMLRSLDVFSAWLVLPDVHAGIAAVPNETRYASLLGLLARIAAARVGVSPPFDDLGDTAEALRYARVAVNDRVQTQLVTVFDDSPLAALAVSAPRVTRKLARTMLGHFDHQTGNERDVLLETLRVWIDCDGSINDAADRLFCHPNTVRYRLRRVEQHTGRSLSAPRDLTELCLAFQAYWHEW; translated from the coding sequence ATGCTGTATTCCAACGCAACCATCCCGGCTGATCGGGTTCGCCTACTGCCGATCGCCGAAGCGCTGGAGCCTCGCCTCGAAAAGCTTTGCCGGCAGATCGTTTCGCGCGTTCGACGCGCTGTGCCCTTCTACGCAACAACGTCGCTCGTCGCCGATGAGGCGCTGGCGGCCAGCTGCGACGGCATTCTGCGAAGCTTGCTCGACGGCATGGGCGGCGCGATGATCGATACTTCGCCGGCAGCCACGAGCGGCCGGCGGCAGGCCGAGGCCGGAGTGCCGTTGCCGGCGGTGATGTCGGCTTTCAGAATCGGATTTCACCAGATGTGGAAGGCGGTGGCCGATCTTGCCGGGCCGCGGCCGGACATCAGCCGCGAAGATCTCCTGCGAGCGGCGACGTGGCTGTGGCACGCCCAGGATCTCTGCACCGACGCGATGGCGGCCGCCCACGACCAGCAGATGCGACAGCAGCTGATCGACGGCCACGCCGAGCGGCTGCGGCTCACAGAGGCGCTCTTCCAGAGCCGGCTGAGTGACCATCGGTCGTTATGGGAAGTCGCCGAGGCTCTGGGCTTGCCCCGATGCGGGCCGTACGTCGTGGTCGCCGCCAAGTGCGCGACGTCCGGAAGTCCGGCCCTCCCGGGCGCGGCGGCGATGCTGCGCAGCCTCGACGTCTTTTCCGCGTGGCTGGTGTTGCCGGATGTGCACGCCGGCATAGCCGCTGTCCCGAACGAGACCCGCTACGCGTCGCTGTTGGGATTGTTGGCACGAATCGCGGCCGCGCGGGTCGGGGTCAGTCCCCCGTTCGACGACCTGGGGGACACCGCGGAGGCGCTGCGCTACGCGCGGGTCGCGGTCAACGACCGCGTCCAGACCCAACTGGTCACGGTCTTCGACGACTCCCCTCTCGCCGCGCTCGCGGTCTCCGCGCCGCGGGTCACCCGAAAGCTGGCGAGAACGATGCTGGGCCACTTCGACCATCAGACCGGCAACGAACGTGACGTGTTACTCGAAACGCTTCGGGTCTGGATCGACTGCGACGGTTCGATCAACGATGCGGCCGACCGTCTCTTCTGCCACCCCAACACCGTGCGGTATCGCCTGCGCCGCGTCGAGCAGCACACCGGCCGGTCGTTGTCGGCGCCGCGGGATCTCACCGAACTCTGCCTGGCTTTTCAAGCCTATTGGCACGAATGGTAA
- a CDS encoding LuxR C-terminal-related transcriptional regulator: MNPARRSSAIVDGGTLPSALRGEMMFTSKCGSDAASALIELAEAHAPHDADVARELYLEALSTVLFAGRLAGGDGVLKVAMAAVAAPPPGRTPRPVDLLLDGLTTLINGGSEGVGLVCKAVHGFCRSDETDLDDGTRWLWLACHAAIVAWDDRAWQLLPARQAALARRAENRRVLPVALHSLAAVLAWSGDFPVARQLIAEADAITNALSTTVFPYAALPIAAWEGDRVEVQRLIRAGTQQALARGEGMGLASIELATALLCNGLGRYEQALTAARNGSEHPDELWSNFFLPELVEAATHCGQMGAAEHAVKLLAESTQASGTDWALGTYACSQALVSDGDGAERLYREAVERLDRTNLRPAAARARLSYGEWLRRQRRPSEARAQLRQAYRMFIGIGMAAFAERTRLELEAAGECICEKRHPGARCGLTPREAQVAALAAGGATNAEIGAQLFISPNTVAYHLRKVFAKLDVTARRQLGVTLRHESDSFNDSPW; the protein is encoded by the coding sequence ATGAATCCGGCACGGCGCTCGTCGGCAATCGTGGACGGCGGTACCTTGCCTTCCGCGCTGCGCGGCGAAATGATGTTCACCTCGAAGTGCGGCAGTGACGCTGCCTCGGCTCTGATCGAGCTGGCCGAGGCGCACGCGCCCCACGACGCTGACGTGGCTCGTGAGCTCTATCTCGAGGCGCTCTCGACGGTCCTCTTTGCCGGTCGCCTGGCCGGTGGCGATGGCGTCCTGAAGGTCGCGATGGCCGCCGTGGCCGCACCCCCGCCGGGGCGAACTCCCCGCCCAGTGGATCTCTTGTTGGATGGGTTGACGACGCTCATCAACGGGGGCTCGGAGGGTGTGGGACTGGTCTGCAAGGCGGTGCACGGTTTCTGCCGCTCGGACGAAACAGATCTCGATGACGGCACGCGATGGCTGTGGCTTGCATGCCACGCCGCCATCGTTGCCTGGGACGATCGGGCATGGCAGCTGTTGCCGGCTCGACAGGCGGCCCTCGCTCGCCGGGCCGAGAACCGGCGGGTACTTCCCGTCGCGCTGCACTCTCTGGCGGCCGTGCTGGCCTGGAGCGGTGACTTCCCGGTGGCGCGGCAACTGATCGCAGAGGCCGATGCGATCACAAACGCGTTGTCGACGACGGTATTTCCCTATGCGGCACTTCCGATCGCCGCATGGGAAGGTGACCGCGTCGAGGTACAGCGACTGATACGGGCGGGCACACAACAGGCCCTCGCTCGAGGCGAGGGAATGGGATTGGCGTCAATCGAGTTGGCGACTGCGCTGCTGTGCAACGGGCTGGGGCGCTACGAGCAGGCTCTCACCGCGGCCCGGAACGGCAGCGAGCACCCGGACGAGCTTTGGTCAAACTTCTTCCTACCCGAACTAGTAGAAGCCGCAACGCATTGCGGGCAGATGGGCGCTGCGGAGCACGCAGTGAAACTGCTTGCGGAGAGCACGCAGGCGTCCGGCACCGATTGGGCTCTGGGGACCTACGCGTGCTCGCAGGCACTCGTCAGCGACGGTGACGGCGCCGAACGACTTTATCGCGAGGCGGTCGAGCGGCTCGACCGTACGAATCTGCGTCCGGCTGCCGCGCGTGCGCGGCTGTCCTACGGCGAATGGCTGCGCCGGCAAAGGCGACCGAGCGAAGCCCGCGCCCAGCTGCGTCAGGCCTACCGGATGTTTATCGGGATCGGTATGGCAGCTTTTGCTGAACGAACTCGGCTGGAGCTCGAGGCCGCCGGTGAATGCATATGCGAGAAGCGGCATCCCGGGGCCCGTTGCGGCCTGACCCCGCGCGAGGCCCAGGTTGCCGCGTTGGCCGCCGGCGGAGCCACCAACGCCGAGATCGGCGCGCAGCTGTTCATTAGCCCCAATACGGTCGCCTACCACTTGCGCAAGGTGTTTGCCAAACTGGACGTCACCGCGCGCCGCCAACTCGGCGTCACGCTCAGGCACGAATCAGACAGCTTCAACGACTCGCCGTGGTGA
- a CDS encoding DUF427 domain-containing protein → MSLVAGRGPLSGDPAGWFSPGIPAEVVYAEPHPRRVQALRDGRLVIDTERALLVHRRGQPLSYAFPADEIRHLPTEPEPDAPGFVRVPWGAVDTWLEEGRKLVHYPPNPYHRVDCRRTRRHLRAAVDGTILVDTHDTVVVFETALEPRLYVDPTYVRTDLLRRSDMSTYCNYKGFATYWSVDLGDRVIEDAAWSYADPPPESLPIKGFLSFDAARVDVHAELPATHR, encoded by the coding sequence ATGAGTCTGGTAGCCGGCCGGGGACCGCTGAGCGGCGATCCGGCCGGGTGGTTCTCGCCGGGCATACCCGCCGAGGTGGTCTACGCCGAGCCCCATCCCCGGCGGGTGCAGGCGCTGCGCGACGGGCGTCTGGTGATCGATACAGAGCGCGCGCTGCTGGTGCACCGGCGCGGGCAACCACTCAGCTACGCCTTCCCGGCCGACGAAATACGGCACCTACCAACGGAACCCGAGCCGGATGCGCCCGGATTCGTTCGCGTGCCCTGGGGCGCGGTAGACACCTGGCTCGAGGAGGGCAGGAAACTCGTTCACTACCCGCCGAATCCGTACCACCGCGTCGACTGCCGCCGCACCCGCCGGCACCTACGCGCCGCCGTCGACGGCACAATCCTGGTCGACACGCACGACACGGTGGTCGTGTTCGAGACCGCGCTCGAGCCGCGCCTCTACGTCGACCCCACGTACGTGCGCACCGACCTGCTACGGCGGTCGGACATGTCGACCTATTGCAACTACAAGGGTTTCGCGACCTATTGGTCGGTTGACCTCGGCGACCGCGTTATCGAGGACGCTGCCTGGAGTTATGCGGATCCACCCCCGGAAAGCCTTCCTATCAAAGGGTTTCTCAGCTTCGACGCCGCTCGCGTCGACGTCCACGCCGAGCTTCCGGCCACCCACAGGTGA